In the genome of Mixta calida, the window ATCCATATCGACGCCAGCCTGCGCGCGCGTGCGCTGCTGCCGCTCAATCGCATGCTCTCTTTTGCCGCGGAGCTTAAACTTAACGTTAAAGGGAATGCCTGATCGGCATCGCCCGGAGTGCCAATATGGAATTTTTCAGCACGCAAAACATTCTGGTTCATATCCCGCTCGGCAAGGGCGGCTACGATCTCTCGTGGATCGAGGCTGTCGGCACGCTGGCGGGGCTGCTCTGCATCTGGCTGGCCAGTCGGGAGAAGATCGTTAACTATCTGTTCGGGCTGATTAACGTCACGCTGTTCGCGATCATCTTTTTCCAGATTCAGCTTTATGCCAGCCTGCTGCTGCAGCTGTTTTTCTTCGGCGCCAACCTTTACGGCTGGTACGCCTGGAGCCGTCAGAACAGCGATAACCAGGCGGCGTTGCAGATACGCTGGCTGCCGCGTAGAAAAGCGATCGGCTGGACGGCGGGCAGCCTGATCGCCATCGCGCTGATGACGGTCTGGATCGATCCCTTCTTCGCTTTTCTGACCGAGCTGGCGGTGGTGCTGATGCAGGCGGCAGGTTTGCAGGTCGCGATGCCGGAGCTGCAACCGGACGCGTTC includes:
- the pnuC gene encoding nicotinamide riboside transporter PnuC; translated protein: MEFFSTQNILVHIPLGKGGYDLSWIEAVGTLAGLLCIWLASREKIVNYLFGLINVTLFAIIFFQIQLYASLLLQLFFFGANLYGWYAWSRQNSDNQAALQIRWLPRRKAIGWTAGSLIAIALMTVWIDPFFAFLTELAVVLMQAAGLQVAMPELQPDAFPFWDSTMMVLSIVAMILMTRKYVENWLLWVVIDVISVWIFARQGVYAMSLEYLILTLIALNGSWLWIKSARQYRPRANA